One region of Oryza sativa Japonica Group chromosome 10, ASM3414082v1 genomic DNA includes:
- the LOC4348446 gene encoding PLAT domain-containing protein 3 → MKLTMNKLSLALASYLILFLAAAATAATTRCTFEIVVKTDGRRNAGTDARVSLQVRAARGPTLTVANLESWGQMAAGHDYFEKGNLDRFRGAGDCMPSEPCNMVLTSDGSGNKPGWYVSYVMVTQLGQGRLPSMTHRWAVDQWLAIDEAPHMLTAERRGCGIGAAAP, encoded by the coding sequence ATGAAGCTTACCATGAACAAGCTTTCCCTCGCCCTCGCCAGCTACCTCAtcctcttcctcgccgccgcggccaccgccgccaccacacgATGCACGTTCGAGATCGTCGTCAAGACCGACGGCCGGAGGAACGCCGGCACCGACGCCCGCGTCTCGCTGCAGGTGCGCGCCGCCAGGGGCCCGACGCTGACGGTCGCCAACCTGGAGTCGTGGGGCCAGATGGCCGCCGGCCACGACTACTTCGAGAAGGGGAACCTCGACCGGTTCAGGGGCGCCGGCGACTGCATGCCGTCGGAGCCCTGCAACATGGTGCTCACCTCCGACGGCTCTGGGAACAAGCCCGGGTGGTACGTGAGCTACGTGATGGTGACGCAGCTCGGGCAGGGGAGACTCCCGTCGATGACGCACCGGTGGGCGGTGGATCAGTGGCTGGCCATCGACGAGGCGCCGCACATGCTCACCGCCGAGCGGAGGGGCTGCGGCATTGGCGCGGCGGCACCATGA